A single region of the Labrus bergylta chromosome 10, fLabBer1.1, whole genome shotgun sequence genome encodes:
- the tspan14 gene encoding tetraspanin-14, whose protein sequence is MYYYRYENAEVSCCYKYLMFSYNIIFWLAGVAFIAAGFWAWSEKGVLLDLTQVTRLHGFDPVWLVLAVGGITFILGFAGCVGALRENICLLKFFSGVIGFIFILELTAAVLAVVFQSQVRQWINDFFLANIKAYRDDIDLQNLIDSLQRMNHCCGAQEPNDWDLNIYFSCNDTHRSRERCGVPFSCCITDPADSVVNTQCGYDVRNKPKRDWTEHIFTKGCIPALEDWLPGNLYTVAIVFIVISLLQMVGIYLARTLISDILKVKFNY, encoded by the exons ATGTACTACTATCGATATGAGAATGCTGAGGTCAGCTGCTGCTACAAATATCTGATGTTTAGCTACAACATCATCTTTTGG ctgGCTGGAGTTGCTTTCATTGCAGCTGGTTTCTGGGCATGGAGTGAAAAG GGAGTCCTGTTAGATCTTACCCAGGTGACCCGGCTGCATGGTTTTGACCCAGTCTGGTTGGTTCTAGCAGTAGGTGGGATCACCTTCATCCTGGGCTTTGCCGGCTGTGTGGGAGCTCTAAGAGAAAACATCTGTCTGCTTAAGTTT ttttctgGTGTGATTGGCTTCATCTTCATCTTGGAGCTGACGGCTGCAGTTCTGGCAGTTGTTTTCCAGAGCCAGGTCAGACAGTGGATCAATGACTTCTTCCTAGCAAACATCAAAGCGTACAGAGATGACATTGACCTGCAGAACCTCATTGACTCTCTACAGAGGATg AACCACTGCTGTGGAGCTCAGGAGCCAAACGACTGGGATCTGAATATTTATTTCAGTTGTAATGATACCCATCGCAGTCGAGAGAGGTGTGGAGTTCCGTTTTCCTGCTGTATCACAGATCCTGCT GACTCGGTGGTGAACACTCAGTGTGGCTATGATGTTCGAAACAAACCAAAG AGAGATTGGACTGAACATATCTTCACTAAAGGCTGTATCCCTGCGTTGGAAGACTGGTTACCTGGAAACCTCTACACAGTAGCAATCGTGTTCATCGTcatctctctgctgcag ATGGTGGGGATCTACCTTGCAAGGACTCTGATCTCTGACATCTTGAAGGTCAAATTCAACTACTGA